The Aedes albopictus strain Foshan chromosome 2, AalbF5, whole genome shotgun sequence region tgtataaaatcgcaacaattaacatattttaaatttttcccaaatcattctatcctagttctatagtttaaggggatcgaatacactcttaaattattttcctaaaaattacacggaaaatattttttttgtgaaaaaaataaaaatatgtttacaataatcataaaatctcaaaatgttttcatctcaaaaaatccgtaccccaaataggcttccaggaaaaatataaaaatgtggggatgttcaaaaataaaaattagaaaaatcaaaaactgaaactcacggaatcaagaattaaaaagaatcatcttccaaaacatgtttaaatcgattttagatgacgaaaaatgatattaagatcaaaatcaaaaatttgggtattagagggttaagcgatattgtccaatctgaacatggatttctttgaaatttcttagtataacacatcaaatcgagatttctcgagattcctcctagggattattttaaaaatttgcccagaggtgcagaatggcaccaggattcgatccctgaacttagttttgatggacatttttattttataataacggtctgtgggggcaccgtggcttcagcaccgtggttacttgggtgtacTGTtaccattcatcgtgtataaaatttggtttagaatgttggattttgatgattaacctgggcttgttaggggaatatctgtaaattaaaagaaaatcgggttaagtacggttcctttgaattccactaagaatttgcatcctttgacagatacgtatttcgacctcaactgcccaggttaatcatcatcatgcagatttataaaaaaaacaaaaaagccacgtattttcggctacccgCAAAAGGGGGgcgggtgcaaaggggggaggtactatgcatttcttagcacaactattcccctttactataaaatgttttaaaacaaagaagatattgcatttctaccaaaagaagatcgtcccgggaTTTACGGGTTAACATTTAACACCTAAAACATCTATTTCAAATGAGTTTTTCGTCCTACATTTTCGTTAAAAGTAGGACAACTCAAAAGCTGAGTGAGGTGTcggttatagcacaattttcaaaGAGTCTATAAATAACGATAATTCAGTTCAGAAAAGTTGACAAAAACTAAATAAGCTCGCTCGATGATAATGAGGTAGTTTAGTTAGTAGCAATGAACAAAAACTGTTTACACTTGTGTCAATGGCCTTTTACTTTGTCCTTTTCACTTCGCTCCAGTAGTTTTACCGAGTAAACCAACTTTCACTAACGTATTGATTCCATTTCAGCTAATTACAATACTCTTCATCTTCTTATATTTTAGAATATTTTGTTTCTATTTTCCTTCGATCTTTCTTTATCGTCATTCTGCCCATAATCATTTCGACTCTCCAACACCCGCTCCGGCACACCCACCACAAAACAACGAAACAACCCCCccaattttttgtttttctgttTTCGGAACCAGCGAAACGGTACCCTTACGGAGTATGCCACCATGTACACCGGCCACACAGGGATGGAGAAGTTTGGGTACTTTGACAAGCTGAACGGGCTGGACCATTTGCCGCACTGGGACAAGGAACCCTGCTCCAGTATCGAAGCCTCGGAGGGATCGTTTTTCCCCCCACGGGAGGTCACCAATTCGGATGTGGTGTACATCTACGACAAGGATCTCTGTCGATCGCTGCCTTTGGTTTATCGGCATCCCGTTGAGAAGGATGGTAAGATGAGGGGGGGGCGTGATGACTGAGTCATTGCAGGATGAATGTGGCTAACGAGTCGAGTGTTTTCAATTTTCAGGCATTCCAGCTGATCTCTATACCCTAGCAGAGGATTCGTATGGACCACCGAATGGAAACAACTCATGCTTCGATCACACTGACTACAAACCTTACAGAGGTCTTCAGAACATAAGCCCGTGCCAGTATGGTAAGACTGTCGATAGCGTTGTAAAGTTTGAGTTAGGAGATTATTATTATCTGATTACAGGGGCTCCCGTGTACATTTCCAATCCACATTTCTACCAATCGGATCCACAACTGCTGGAGGCAGTAGAGGGACTTAATCCTCAACGAGATGCCCACGAAACATTCTTCAAGATTCAGCCGGTACTGATAAAGACTTTAAACTAAATCAATCGCATCTAACACAtttaatgttatttttttagaaacttggaGTTCCACTTGAAGGACAGGTCAGAGTCCAGCTCAATCTGCTAGTCGAAGAAGCACCAAATGTGATGGCGACCAAAAACTTCAGAGACTTTGTATTTCCCATCATGTGGCTGGAAGAGGTAAGTCTTTGCCCCGAAAGTAGTTTTAATTGATGACTATATAATCCGTTCCACAGGGTGTCAGTGAATTAACCCCTCCAATCCGACGATGGATCTACCTTGCCACAGTCTTCGCACCCATGGCGTTACCGATTGTCTCTTACGGGATGATCCTCACCGGAACATTTGCCCTGATCTACGTGTTCGTGCGAGCGTACAAGAACTTCGTGTTCACGTCAGATCCAACGACCGAATTCTTGGAAATGGGTCGGCGATCGCTTCGCCGCGGAAGCAGCATGATCATCAACGGTCAGCACAGGATACTGATGCAACGGGATAGCTACATCCTGTTGAAGGCCAGTGAGGACGCGAACCTCTACCACCATACATCGAACAACAATACGGTCAAtaccaacaacaacagcagtcACCATAATCACAATCTGTTCCATTTACCGCACATGCCTCACATGCCCCACATTCCCCACCATCAACCCAAGGACCAAAGTCTGCTGAGCGACGAGGACTCGCCCGCTTAGATCCTGTGAATCTACCTTGCGTCGCACCCCGAGATTGGGACTCATGTACCTTATAATTGTCATCACTTAGGGTTTCTCAAACTAGCCGTTAGACAAAATCATGCTAATCAAACGATTATGGGCGAATTTTTTGTCGCCCGAAACTTAACGATAAAAAAACGACAACCGGTGATAGAGACTGTGTTTTTTAACTCTACTACGTTTATTGCTTCTTACGAGCCACTAGTATTCAGTCCCCTCCTGAAAGATCGAAATCTCAAACGATCAGACTCCAGTCAATAGCTCAGTCGCCCGTCAGTTGCTCAACCCAAATGACCCGATTGCTCAAATTACGAATAgtgaatgattttcaaaaaaaaaaagttaagctAAGTAAGCAACCAATCGTGATGAAGAACACTCATTGCTAGTTTTAAGGCAAGACTCATCCATTCAGACCACCAACATCCAGTGAATAGCATTCCCCCACCATTGTAAATAAGTCCAAACGGCGTCGAAGTCGTTTACTTCATGAGAGTGTGTAGTAAGTTAAAGtagcttttaatgaaattttatgaagattGTTCGAAGTGTTTTACATGtacatacagtttttttttgtaaataaaattttcatcacaaAACCGGCCGACTTAGTTCTTATTAATTCGAATGTTTCGTAATGTAATTTCATAACACGCCAacattttgttttacctgaagaAACATACCTATACTGTCTTACCCTGCTAATTCGTATTTTTCAATTCTTACCTTACCGATctggctaaggcctgggtggacattgctgtttgtctccagttccgcactctgcgtagggtccgcagat contains the following coding sequences:
- the LOC109621685 gene encoding scavenger receptor class B member 1 codes for the protein MGLHKNYFKVGQNASNQLFGLPPRGPSGATPLSMLISQGAKFNNNRIAVIIFGIATLIAGVILSSVPWLNIFIMKNLRLWNGTISFHYWQRPGVTRLTKVYIFNVTNPEGFLAGEKPKLVEVGPFVYREDMEKVNIKFHDNYTVTYQHKKILQFVPELSVDKNQRITTPNIPLLTISTQSKHLGYFLAKTISLVLTATKYKPFISLTADELVFGYDDTLVSLAHRFYPRNRRPMSKMGLLNGRNGTLTEYATMYTGHTGMEKFGYFDKLNGLDHLPHWDKEPCSSIEASEGSFFPPREVTNSDVVYIYDKDLCRSLPLVYRHPVEKDGIPADLYTLAEDSYGPPNGNNSCFDHTDYKPYRGLQNISPCQYGAPVYISNPHFYQSDPQLLEAVEGLNPQRDAHETFFKIQPKLGVPLEGQVRVQLNLLVEEAPNVMATKNFRDFVFPIMWLEEGVSELTPPIRRWIYLATVFAPMALPIVSYGMILTGTFALIYVFVRAYKNFVFTSDPTTEFLEMGRRSLRRGSSMIINGQHRILMQRDSYILLKASEDANLYHHTSNNNTVNTNNNSSHHNHNLFHLPHMPHMPHIPHHQPKDQSLLSDEDSPA